The following nucleotide sequence is from Apium graveolens cultivar Ventura chromosome 4, ASM990537v1, whole genome shotgun sequence.
GGAATGAATATGACTCATTTACCAAGAAATGGGTAGCCGTTTTAGCAGACCGACGAATAAAATACAAAGAAACTTTGTTTAACTCTAGCAACAGAGCTCTACAGCCTTCTACCATTAAACCAAAAGGTGAAGACATTGGGATTTTACTCTGAATGGCGTGGACAGATATCAGACTGTCTGACCCCGGTTCAACTGACCCCCAACATTAAGTTTTGATCTAACTTAGCGCCTTCTTAATTGTTAAAACTTCAGCTAACTCAGGTTAAACAAcatcattcatatatactgatcTAGCTTGGATCATCTCTCCCTTCGAGTCCCTCGCAACCAGACTCATTCCACTTGCTAATTGTTCTCTAAATGTTGCAGCATCGACCGTAACCTTGATTATGTCAGTCAGTGGCTTAACCCCAATAAGCAGCTACATCCTCTATTTTTCTAAACTGGACTAGAGCCTCTGTTAATCGGCCTTGGACATCTTTCCAAAATACAAGGTATTGTTTGCCGAAGCAATGACACCATTTATCGAAGTTTGCTTTTGATTCCAATCCTTTTCATTTCGGGCTTTCCAGATAGCCCAACATACCGTAGCAACCACTGCATTTTTCTCTTTACTTACAGCATTAAGAACACTTTCAAGCCAGGTGTAGAATTCACTACTTAAATCTTGACAGACTTTTGGAATCAATCTTTGCCAACACTGAGATGCAAACGAGCATGAAAGTAGAACGCGCATGATAATCTCATCTGCTTTTCCACACACAGGGTAAGTACCAGGAACATGAACGCGTTTTTGTAATAACATCGTCATAGTTGACAAGTGAAACGACAACGCTCGTCATAACAAGTTCAGCACTTTTGGTGGCGTTTTGATTTTCCATAGTTTACACCAGAGACTACTTCTATCACTGAGCTGCCATCGTTCCTTTTTAATTTGTAAAAGCATGTAAGCACTCATAACAGAGTAATTACCCGAGTTTTCTTTATACCAAAATAACATATCTTCTGTTATATTATCCTGGATAGGAGTTCTCAAGATACACCGCTGGTCCCTTTCGTTGAATAGGTCCCTAATAATTTCAACCTCCCAGACATGTCTGTCTATACACATCAGTGAAACAACATTATTATGAGCTAGCCCAAGAGAGTCATAAGTGACATAAGGATTACTCTCCTCGTTAAGCCATGGTTGAGTGATTATATCAATCTTATCTCATGTGCCAACTATCCATCTAACTCCTCCTTTTAATAAATCTCTAGCCTCCCAGACATTCCTCCATATGTAACTGGGATTGTTCCCTTAAGATGCAGATAAGAAATTGCAGTTGGGGAAATAATTGGCTTTAAAAAATTTACTAACCATGCTCTCTGGATTTGTGAGGAATCTCCGCCCTTGCTTACCCAACATAACCAAGTTAAAATCACGAAATCTCTGAAATCCAGACCTCTAGTTGCATTGTGGGTACTCAATCTAAACCAGTCCATCCAGTGAATGTCAGCATTCTGATTTGGCTTTGAACCCCACCAATATTTACACAGTGTTCTTTCTATATATTTTGTAATCTCCAACGGCAAAAGAAAGACACACATGGCGAAAATAGATAGAGTTTGTGTCACATTCTTAATCATAATTtctttataatttaataaataaatatataaattactttttatatatattaaataagATAATTGGAGAACAGGAATAGAGAAAAAGTTCATTATTAATAGAACAAGAGAAAAGAGaacaatatttttatttaatttaaatctaaAAATTCTAATCTATTCAAATTTTAATCCAGCGATTTTAAAATAGTCAGTATAACAAAAACTATCAAATACCTAATTCTCTAGTTTTGCTCATAATACTACAGTTAAAAATTTCacgaaaaaaataataataaaatattaaaaatactccttttataaaatttatttacaaaaaaatacGGGTTGTAACAAAAAAATCACATCTTCCGCTTAtttatattttctaaaaaatggttgattttttttaattatatttgaGATCGAATTGGATTGTAAAtcatatttttttgaaaatatatatatatattttattaaaaaaataagtttttattaaaaaatatatttttattaaaaaaatatatttttttgcaGAAAAATTAAAATCACATCTATACTAAACTATAATAACTGAACAAGGGTATATtttgtagtttggttaacccTATTTTTGGTAATCCCTTTTGATCACGACCGTCAGATCTCTTAACTAAATGATCATAACCGTTAGATCCGAATACAAAAAAAAAGACACCAACCAAGCTTACTGGTTCGAAtcccgccaacaacaaatatttatattattatttataaaattacaaataaatttcTAGGTTCGAATCCTGCCAACAATAAAcgtttatattaatatttataaaaaaatacacTAACCAAATTCACGAGTTCGAACCCCCAACATCTCCGCCAACATCaaacatttaattattatttataaataaggtTAATGGTTcaaatctcatcaatcatatactatACTATATGATTTAACTTAAAGTTATATACaatcaaattataattatattattattaatttacatatttaattatttatattagaattctaataaaattatataaaatataaatattaacaGAGCCTGTACATCGCAGTGGTTTGGTTTTAAGCTAGTATTGTTAAAAAAAACTTCAAAAATAAAACGGGGCGTGCCAAACTAGACCTTGATGGATATTCTTTTTTAAGAAAAGAGAGTTAGAGCTTGATATTGGGCGACTGATTTCATCACCTTTTTCCACGTGTATATTATACGCAAGGGGATATATAGAAACGGATATACTTGAGTTTAAGATAAGGATATATAGGTACACAAAcagaaagaaaggaaaaagtCACACGGATGAGCGTTGAAGGCTCTATGATTCTAGTATTACTACTTGTACTGTATATCTTAAATATTTATACAGACAGAGTGACCTTCCCCAGCTGTAATTAAATCATTCCACCTGTCAGTCACTTTTCCGTTgcccaatttatattttaaataaaattgtCATATTgatatttttcttataatttcATAGTCTAAAAAACATATAATAAATATAACAGATTAACTAGTGTTGCACTTTCGTTGCATAAGTAAAAGTATTGTCAAAATTTCACAAAAGAGCTTATATACCTACTCTAAAATGATTCTCTATTTTCTTCGGCATTTCCTAATATATTTTATCTTTTTTTAAGAATCGCTTCGCTGATATTTATATTCTTGGTCAGTTGTTTGATTACGTTAAACGTTAGGGGGAATAGGGGATCGCGACTCCTCTAAAATTATAGATGAACACGTTTTATTAAGTTTAAATTATAATCAGAGTGCCGGACAAATCGAAAGGGTGCACATTTCAATTTTTCTCGCAATTTAGTTTAAAGTCGACCGGCTATACCCGGTTACTGAATTTTAAAACCTTGTACATAAGCTGTCGAGAATTCCAGTAATAACCAGCTGGATCAGTCTCTGTTCACAAATCTATCTATACACACAAATATAGATACTACACAATACAAAGAGTGAGATATTGTTGATGATGAATAAAAGATCACAATCAAATCTTGACCGTCGATAAAAGCAAGTAGGTCCCACATTACACGTAGACATTTATAAGTCGGTCTCTTCGTTGTTATCCATTCCACCACCTTCCCATATACCAAAATAATATTAGTACAAACAAAACAAAATCCCCATAatgtatttttaaaaatattcacTTTCTATATACACGTTTTTCTTAACTATGTCTATAATTCTCATCTGTAATACACATCGATGATCTCTCAAAACTAATCACAACCCTTTTCTCAAACTCCAAACTTTTGATCTGGGCTGTTGTTAGTTTTTTAATATCTGTCATGTTATCACATTCTTGCTTTAATTTGATTGACTTGAATGAGTATACTTGTGGTACTAATAGTGCTTTAATGTCAAGAATTACAACGTCTGGGATGGTGTCTGATATGGAAGATCAATCCGGCGTCGTTTCATGTGTTGGTAAAGAAAAGAGAATAATTGTTGCTAATATGTTGCCTTTAAAATGTTGGTTTGATGAAGAAACAAAGAAATGGGGGTTTAATTGGGATGAAGATGCTTTGGTTTTGCAGTTGAAAGATGGGTTTGAATCTAATGTTGAAGTTGTTTATGTTGGGTGTTTGAATGTGGAGATTGAAGATTGTGATCAGGAGGAAGTGGCTCAAGTGTTGTTAGATAAGTATAATTGTGTGCCTACTTTTATTCCTGTTGATATAATGAATAAGTTTTATCATGGTTTTTGTAAGCATTATTTGTGGCCTTTGTTTCATTATAGATTGGCTATGACTGAGAATCTTGGTGTAAGGTTTGATAGTACTAAGTGGAAAGCTTATGTGTCTGCTAATAAGATTTTTGCTGATAGAGTGTCTGAAGTGATAAACCCTGATCATGATTATGTTTGGATTCAAGATTATCATCTTTTATTATTGCCAACTTTCTTGAGAAAGAGATTTCATAGAATTAAGCTTGGGTTTTTCTTGCATAGTCCTTTTCCTACGTCGGAGATTTATCGTACATTGCCTGTCAGGGATGAGGTTTTGAGGGGTTTGTTGAATTGTGATCTTGTGGGGTTCCATACTTTTGATTATGCAAGGCATTTTCTGTCATGTTGTAAGAGATTGTTGGGTTTGGAATATAAGTCAAAGAGGGGTTACATTGGATTAGAGTATTATGGTAGGACTGTGAGTATCAAGATTCTTCCTGTTGGTATTCATATGGGTCAGATTGAATCGGTTAAGGCCTTGGCGGATACGGGGAAGAAAGTTAAGGAATTGAGAGAAAGGTTTGGGGGTAAATTTGTGATGTTAGGTGTTGATGATATTGATATTTTTAAGGGGATTAGTATGAAGTTTTGGGCAATGGGGCAGCTGTTGCAAGAGTATCCTGACTTGAGGGGCAAAGTGGTTTTGGTTCAGATTTTGAATCCAGCTAGAAGTCAGGGTCAGGATATTCAAGAAGTTGAAAATGAGACTTATCAAGTTGCTAGTGAGATTAATAGGAGGTTTGGTGATTCGGGTTATGAGCCGATTGTGTTTGTTCATGGTCCAGTTTCTACTCAAGATAAAGTCGCGTATTATGCCATATCAGACTGTTGTGTCGTGAATGCATTAAGAGATGGGATGAATTTGGTACCTTACAAGTACACTGTCTCCAGACAAGGTAGTCCTGAAATAGACAAGGCAATGGGACTCGATGGCCAAGAAGCCTCAAGGAAGAGTGTTATCATTGTCTCTGAATTCATTGGCTGCTCTCCATCACTGAGTGGGGCAATTCGGGTTAACCCTTGGAATGTTAAAAGTGTCACTGATGCGATGAGATCAGCTATATCAAGGCCTGATATGGAGATGCAGTTGTGCCATGAGAAACACTACAAGTATGTGAGTTCTCATGATGTTGCTTACTGGGCTAGGAGTTTTGACCAAGATCTGGCGAGAGCTAGTAGTGACCATTTTAACAAGAGATTTTGGGAAATCGGGTTTGGTTTGAATTTCAGAGTTGTTGCATTGAGCCCTGATTTCAGAAAACTCTCCGTGGAACATATTTTATCTGCTTACAGGAGGGCCAACAATCGTCTGATTCTGTTGGATTATGATGGCACCATGACGCCACACCGAACAGTTGACAAAGCACCAAGCGATGAAGTTATCACAATTCTGAAGGATTTATGCAGTGATCCAAAGAATGTTGTGTTTATTGTGAGTGGCAGAGGAAAGGAATCTCTAAGTACTTGGTTTTCACCGTGTAGAAGACTTGGTCTATCAGCGGAACATGGTTACTTTACTAGGTAAATTCGCCGTTTTCAGTTTTTTTCGTAAAACTATATAGTGTATTGTTGATCTATTTTAGTGATGTCTCTTTTCTCCTCGCAAAAGATTACGATCTCTCTTTTTTGTTTGATCATAGGTGGACTAAGGATTCGCCATGGGAATGCAGCATGTCAGCAGCGGGTTTCGGGTGGAAAAAGACGGCACTGCCTGTAATGGTCCATTACAGAGAGGCAACTGATGGTTCATCGATAGAGGAGAAGGAAAGTGCGTTGGTGTGGCACCATGAACAAGCTGACCCTGATTTTGGTTTGGGTCAGGCAAAGGAGCTCCATGATCATCTTGAGAGTGTGCTGGCCAAcgagcctgtagttgttaaaaGAGGTCAACACATTGTGGAAGTGAAACCACAGGTACGAACGTATCCATTTCTTCTACTTCTGATATCAAATTTTAAGGAGTGTATAGGTTATCAAATAATTGCACCTATCATTACCAAATGTACATGTTCCGTGATAAACTCATGTCAACATGCCATCTTGTTTTGACCTCATCTGCAATGCTAAATTTATTGCAGGGTGTAAGCAAGGGTGTAGCTGTGGAGAGACTTGTTGCAAGCATGCGGAGCAACAGTAGGTTTCCAGACTTTGTGCTGTGTATAGGTGATGACTCGTCGGATGAAGACATGTTCGTGAGTGTTCCCAATTGTGTCACTGGAACATCCTCGCCAGCGGTAGCGGAAGTGTTTGCCTGCACTGTAGGTCGGAAACCAAGTAAGGCAAAGTTCTACCTAGATGACACTGATGATGTTATTAAGTTGCTTCACGGGCTTTCAGAAAAAGCACCAGTACGATGTCCTATATATCCCCGCCGAGTCTCTTCTTCTAGGTGCAATCCTTATGACATGTGAATACTTTTTTAGTTTAATCTGGTAGCCAAGTTTACAAACTAGTCGGACACAACAGTTGCTGTGTAATGAGTGAACTTAATCCGTGATGGCCTTTAGAACGCTCTTTAATATCTAGTTTTTCTGTGAATAGACAAGTCTGTGTTGTCCCCTGGTGAGTATATATTCCTGATGTTACAAGAGCCTGGTGATTTGTTTGTTTCTACACCATCTATCGAACAACACAGCTAGAACTATGAAAACCGGGATGAGGGTATAATT
It contains:
- the LOC141721157 gene encoding putative alpha,alpha-trehalose-phosphate synthase [UDP-forming] 11, with protein sequence MLSHSCFNLIDLNEYTCGTNSALMSRITTSGMVSDMEDQSGVVSCVGKEKRIIVANMLPLKCWFDEETKKWGFNWDEDALVLQLKDGFESNVEVVYVGCLNVEIEDCDQEEVAQVLLDKYNCVPTFIPVDIMNKFYHGFCKHYLWPLFHYRLAMTENLGVRFDSTKWKAYVSANKIFADRVSEVINPDHDYVWIQDYHLLLLPTFLRKRFHRIKLGFFLHSPFPTSEIYRTLPVRDEVLRGLLNCDLVGFHTFDYARHFLSCCKRLLGLEYKSKRGYIGLEYYGRTVSIKILPVGIHMGQIESVKALADTGKKVKELRERFGGKFVMLGVDDIDIFKGISMKFWAMGQLLQEYPDLRGKVVLVQILNPARSQGQDIQEVENETYQVASEINRRFGDSGYEPIVFVHGPVSTQDKVAYYAISDCCVVNALRDGMNLVPYKYTVSRQGSPEIDKAMGLDGQEASRKSVIIVSEFIGCSPSLSGAIRVNPWNVKSVTDAMRSAISRPDMEMQLCHEKHYKYVSSHDVAYWARSFDQDLARASSDHFNKRFWEIGFGLNFRVVALSPDFRKLSVEHILSAYRRANNRLILLDYDGTMTPHRTVDKAPSDEVITILKDLCSDPKNVVFIVSGRGKESLSTWFSPCRRLGLSAEHGYFTRWTKDSPWECSMSAAGFGWKKTALPVMVHYREATDGSSIEEKESALVWHHEQADPDFGLGQAKELHDHLESVLANEPVVVKRGQHIVEVKPQGVSKGVAVERLVASMRSNSRFPDFVLCIGDDSSDEDMFVSVPNCVTGTSSPAVAEVFACTVGRKPSKAKFYLDDTDDVIKLLHGLSEKAPVRCPIYPRRVSSSRCNPYDM
- the LOC141719804 gene encoding uncharacterized protein LOC141719804, translated to MTMLLQKRVHVPGTYPVCGKADEIIMRVLLSCSFASQCWQRLIPKVCQDLSSEFYTWLESVLNAVSKEKNAVVATVCWAIWKARNEKDWNQKQTSINGVIASANNTLYFGKMSKAD